A single Lolium perenne isolate Kyuss_39 chromosome 6, Kyuss_2.0, whole genome shotgun sequence DNA region contains:
- the LOC127310300 gene encoding ethylene-responsive transcription factor 1-like: MPSRRRGSSGFRGVRARLNGTFYAEIRAGGFHVTLGTFNTPELAAHAYEAATWRFRRSRRDLNFQDIESLEEAEFLVPAPRRASSARTSFKHLQQRRNNLVLQNQFRARCKYLARVAPKSLPSDALFRSAGDPLKKRPQRKR, from the coding sequence ATGCCGTCGCGCCGCCGCGGATCGTCGGGCTTCCGCGGCGTCCGAGCGCGTCTGAATGGGACGTTCTACGCGGAGATTCGCGCCGGCGGCTTCCACGTCACCCTCGGCACCTTCAAcacgccggagctagcggcgcacGCCTACGAGGCGGCCACGTGGCGATTCCGGCGGTCGCGGCGCGACCTCAACTTCCAGGACATCGAGTCGCTGGAGGAGGCGGAGTTTTTGGTgcccgcgccgcgccgcgcctcgTCAGCAAGGACTTCCTTCAAACATCTGCAACAGAGGCGCAATAATCTGGTGTTGCAAAACCAATTTCGCGCGCGCTGCAAATACTTAGCGCGCGTTGCGCCGAAATCCCTTCCATCGGACGCGCTATTTCGCAGCGCGGGTGATCCGTTGAAAAAACGCCCGCAGCGGAAGCGCTAA